In Geobacter sp., a single window of DNA contains:
- a CDS encoding HAD hydrolase-like protein, with product MTDTLKALVFDLDGTLYFSEELGREIGRIAAVYIARLKGIDTAAAVKLLRETRQRLTRSQGFEASLSIACLDLGGNLEDLHALFASEVNPDGILQRDERVVASLAALGRRFALHLYTNNNRALSSRIMEIIGVTGMFDRVFTIEDSWRPKPDRQVLTELFAGIGLEPGETLFVGDRYDIDLLLPRQMGAQVHLVGRIEDLLALNEITERGQTMSGATKEMLDAILRAMEIEKETFDFYTKAEQKTFNAGGKRIFHWLAKTEEEHYLKLSELYASLESSERWVFYGGSTIELEPDAGGHVGFDTGDREALEVAMEIEKKGIAYFGQLIEKTDDPEGRSMLTTLLNEEREHLRIIAEKYGALSKG from the coding sequence ATGACTGATACGCTTAAGGCCCTGGTCTTTGACCTGGATGGGACCCTCTATTTCAGCGAGGAACTCGGTCGGGAGATCGGTAGGATCGCAGCGGTCTACATTGCCCGACTGAAGGGGATCGACACCGCAGCCGCCGTCAAGCTGCTCAGGGAGACGCGGCAACGGCTGACGCGGTCGCAGGGTTTCGAGGCGTCATTGAGCATCGCCTGCCTGGACCTTGGCGGCAACCTGGAAGACCTGCATGCGTTGTTTGCCAGCGAGGTGAACCCCGACGGTATCCTGCAGAGGGACGAGCGGGTAGTGGCATCTCTGGCGGCCCTGGGGCGCAGATTCGCCCTCCATCTCTACACCAACAACAACCGGGCGCTTTCGTCGCGGATTATGGAGATTATCGGTGTGACCGGCATGTTCGACCGGGTCTTTACCATCGAGGACTCCTGGCGCCCCAAGCCTGACCGCCAGGTGCTGACGGAACTCTTTGCCGGGATCGGACTGGAGCCGGGCGAGACCCTGTTCGTCGGTGACCGGTACGATATCGACCTGCTCCTCCCCAGACAGATGGGGGCGCAGGTTCATCTTGTCGGCAGGATCGAGGACCTGCTGGCCCTGAACGAGATTACAGAGAGAGGACAGACCATGAGTGGAGCAACCAAAGAGATGCTGGACGCCATCCTGCGGGCGATGGAGATAGAGAAGGAAACCTTTGATTTCTACACCAAGGCAGAGCAGAAGACGTTCAATGCCGGGGGAAAACGGATATTCCACTGGCTCGCCAAGACCGAGGAAGAGCACTACCTGAAGCTTTCGGAACTCTACGCCTCCCTGGAGAGCAGCGAACGCTGGGTCTTCTATGGCGGCTCCACCATCGAGCTGGAGCCGGATGCCGGCGGGCATGTCGGTTTCGATACCGGGGACCGGGAAGCGCTGGAAGTCGCCATGGAGATCGAAAAAAAGGGGATCGCCTATTTCGGGCAGCTCATCGAGAAGACCGATGATCCC
- a CDS encoding SAM-dependent methyltransferase, with translation MEQHVGTVLEGILRERIAAQGRMTFAAFMAACLYEPGLGYYTSAGRKVGAEGDFYTSSNVHQAFGRVIAHELVRMWECLGSPAAFDIVEVGAGGGQLALDIMDTLAETAPRLYGASTYRCIEKEPSLKAAQAGKLASHAAHLAWSDPDDLLSGKISFSGCLLSNELIDSFPVHLVEMTKEGLREVFVAVTEEGFGEELAEPSTPEIAAYLERVGAVLVVGQRAEINLAAPRWIAAVAQALSRGFVLTIDYGYPAQVLYAPGRMNGTLLCYYRHTVEENPYVRAGDQDITSHVDFTTLMQVGEAAGLATVWFGEQYRFLMAAGIIEELMALEARSSSEEERIKHRLTLKKLMLPDGGMGDTFRVLVQSKGVTDPKLLCMRDWRKLF, from the coding sequence ATGGAACAGCACGTAGGGACAGTTTTGGAGGGGATTCTCAGGGAGCGCATCGCCGCACAAGGGCGGATGACTTTTGCGGCTTTCATGGCCGCCTGCCTCTATGAGCCGGGGCTGGGATATTACACCTCGGCCGGGCGCAAGGTCGGCGCTGAGGGGGATTTCTATACCAGCAGCAATGTGCATCAGGCCTTTGGCCGTGTCATTGCCCACGAGCTGGTCCGGATGTGGGAATGCCTGGGGAGCCCGGCTGCCTTCGACATCGTCGAGGTGGGGGCCGGAGGGGGGCAACTGGCCCTCGACATCATGGATACCCTGGCCGAGACCGCGCCGCGGCTCTATGGGGCCTCGACCTACCGCTGCATCGAAAAGGAGCCATCCCTGAAGGCGGCCCAGGCGGGCAAACTGGCTTCCCACGCCGCACACCTTGCCTGGAGCGACCCCGACGACCTGTTGAGCGGAAAGATCTCCTTCAGCGGCTGTCTCCTCTCCAACGAATTGATCGACTCCTTTCCGGTCCATCTGGTGGAAATGACCAAGGAGGGGCTGCGTGAAGTCTTTGTGGCCGTTACAGAAGAGGGGTTCGGCGAGGAGCTTGCCGAACCGTCGACCCCTGAGATTGCCGCCTACCTTGAGCGGGTCGGGGCTGTCTTGGTCGTCGGCCAGCGGGCGGAGATAAACCTGGCGGCGCCTCGCTGGATTGCTGCCGTTGCACAGGCCCTCAGCCGGGGTTTCGTGCTGACCATCGACTACGGCTACCCTGCCCAGGTCCTCTATGCGCCGGGCAGGATGAACGGCACGCTATTGTGCTACTACCGGCACACCGTGGAAGAGAACCCCTATGTGCGCGCCGGCGATCAGGACATTACCAGCCATGTGGATTTCACTACCCTGATGCAGGTCGGCGAGGCAGCCGGTCTCGCCACGGTCTGGTTCGGCGAGCAGTACCGCTTTCTCATGGCAGCAGGGATCATCGAGGAGCTGATGGCCCTCGAAGCGCGGTCATCCAGCGAGGAGGAGCGCATAAAGCACCGTCTGACGCTGAAGAAGCTGATGCTGCCCGACGGAGGGATGGGGGACACCTTCCGCGTGCTGGTCCAGAGCAAGGGAGTGACCGATCCAAAGCTCCTCTGCATGCGGGACTGGCGGAAGCTTTTTTGA
- a CDS encoding phosphate ABC transporter substrate-binding protein has product MYNMMKAVVTAAALCMLTGAAWGAELKIGAGGAPTENILKPIKDAFEKSSGIKLSILSNGPKNALLDLDKGVVEAAAAGLSFNDWLALMKKEGVEVKDPAAYGQVVIGKDLVKVIVNKENKIAKLTAEQLQGIFSGEIASWKEVGGDDQPILVVMGKLTPGTNSMFAKKFLGTKAFAKDVLDATTAEDVKQNVVSNPSAIAFGPLALVDNTVNVPETPELSRDITLLTKGSPSANVQKLLDFIKGEGQKYIRK; this is encoded by the coding sequence ATGTACAACATGATGAAAGCAGTTGTCACCGCCGCCGCACTCTGCATGCTCACAGGCGCTGCCTGGGGAGCCGAACTCAAGATCGGCGCTGGCGGAGCCCCCACGGAAAACATCCTGAAACCGATCAAGGACGCCTTTGAAAAGTCATCGGGAATCAAGCTCTCGATCCTTTCCAACGGGCCGAAAAACGCCCTGCTCGACCTGGACAAAGGGGTTGTGGAAGCTGCGGCCGCAGGCCTCTCTTTTAACGACTGGCTGGCGCTCATGAAGAAAGAAGGCGTGGAAGTCAAGGACCCGGCAGCCTATGGACAGGTCGTCATAGGCAAAGACCTGGTAAAGGTCATCGTGAACAAAGAGAACAAGATCGCGAAACTGACCGCTGAACAGCTGCAGGGGATCTTCAGCGGCGAGATCGCCAGCTGGAAGGAGGTAGGAGGGGATGACCAGCCGATCCTGGTGGTCATGGGCAAACTCACTCCGGGAACCAACTCCATGTTCGCCAAGAAGTTCCTCGGCACCAAAGCGTTTGCCAAGGATGTCCTGGACGCGACCACGGCAGAGGATGTCAAACAGAACGTCGTCTCCAATCCTTCGGCAATCGCTTTCGGCCCGCTGGCACTGGTGGACAACACCGTCAATGTCCCGGAGACCCCTGAACTGTCGCGCGACATCACCCTGCTGACCAAGGGGAGCCCCTCTGCCAACGTCCAGAAACTGCTGGATTTCATCAAGGGTGAGGGGCAGAAATATATCAGGAAATAA